The following coding sequences lie in one Spirosoma sp. KUDC1026 genomic window:
- a CDS encoding DUF1579 family protein, producing the protein MTQLLDFSRPGPNHALLARLVGTWAFQDKNLPFVKGTIVRKLIYEGRFCVVEITGGKLQIPIAEGQMKLENYQGMEIEGYNNVAHKFVTTSINNHIGSGITKQSGGYDPKTNSFTYDWDSELRPGLTRKNRKVLTVLDESHYTEEYYEEQNGTSPSKKVRQLIYSRVPVK; encoded by the coding sequence ATGACCCAACTCCTTGACTTTTCGCGACCAGGCCCTAACCATGCTCTTCTGGCGAGGCTTGTCGGTACTTGGGCTTTTCAAGACAAGAACTTACCCTTTGTCAAAGGCACTATTGTTCGGAAGCTCATTTACGAAGGCCGCTTTTGTGTGGTGGAGATTACGGGGGGTAAATTGCAAATACCCATCGCTGAAGGACAGATGAAACTGGAGAACTATCAGGGAATGGAAATTGAAGGGTATAATAATGTAGCACACAAATTTGTTACGACATCGATCAATAACCACATTGGTAGCGGTATTACCAAGCAAAGCGGGGGCTACGACCCTAAAACCAACTCGTTTACCTACGATTGGGACAGTGAATTAAGACCGGGTTTGACACGTAAAAACAGGAAAGTTTTGACTGTTCTGGATGAGTCTCATTACACTGAAGAGTATTACGAGGAGCAAAATGGCACTAGTCCTAGTAAGAAGGTACGGCAGTTGATTTATAGCCGAGTGCCCGTTAAGTGA
- a CDS encoding DUF1080 domain-containing protein: MKKLLIPCLLLSTMALAKPPKWTSLFDGKSIKGWHSYHKDGVVGWYVEDGAITPDGTGGDLVTDKEYENFELEFEFKIPKGSNSGVVYKVIDSPDIKSTYLSGPEYQVIDDNGYIDPSGKLVDLKEVQLTGANYDMQPPSPKGTTKPVGEWNKGRIVVNKNHVEHFVNGKKVVEYDYGSDAWKAMVAKSKFANAPYAQAHAKGKIALQNHSPRERVWYKNIQIREL; encoded by the coding sequence ATGAAAAAACTGCTCATTCCCTGTTTATTACTCAGTACGATGGCGCTGGCAAAACCTCCCAAATGGACATCACTCTTCGACGGAAAATCGATAAAAGGCTGGCATAGCTATCACAAAGACGGCGTCGTTGGCTGGTACGTTGAGGACGGTGCAATCACCCCCGATGGTACCGGTGGTGATCTGGTAACCGACAAGGAATACGAGAACTTTGAGCTGGAGTTTGAGTTTAAAATCCCTAAGGGTAGCAACAGTGGAGTCGTTTATAAAGTCATCGACAGCCCAGACATCAAATCAACGTATCTGTCGGGGCCGGAATACCAGGTCATTGACGACAACGGCTATATCGATCCAAGCGGCAAACTGGTCGACCTGAAAGAAGTGCAGCTCACTGGTGCCAACTACGACATGCAGCCACCTTCCCCAAAGGGCACCACCAAGCCCGTCGGCGAATGGAACAAAGGCCGGATTGTAGTCAATAAAAACCACGTTGAGCACTTCGTCAATGGCAAGAAAGTAGTTGAGTACGACTACGGTTCCGATGCCTGGAAAGCGATGGTCGCCAAAAGCAAATTTGCGAATGCCCCGTACGCACAGGCTCACGCCAAAGGCAAAATTGCCCTGCAGAACCATAGTCCCCGCGAGCGAGTCTGGTACAAAAACATTCAGATTCGGGAGTTGTAA
- a CDS encoding FAD-binding and (Fe-S)-binding domain-containing protein, with protein sequence MFRLTQSYPFANLLPSFEGDLYFDESPGHTAQRILYATDASVYQEMPIAVALPKTVADIKRLLRFAQQHKLGLIPRAAGTSLAGQVVGSGIVVDISKYFGQIGELNVAEQWVRVQPGVIRDDLNAFLKPHGLLFGPETSTASRAMIGGMIGNNSCGLHSIVWGTTRDHLVEVQAVLSDGAEVTFGPLTQAQFDAKCRGENVVSLLEQRLYVQFRDWLSNPTIQQQIRDGYPKPTVTRRNTGYALDAFLSFWEQGKEKKGTSPSSSPSFSLSPFSLVPEKTFNFSPLIAGSEGTLCFITGAKLNLLPLPPKETALVCAHFETIRQSLEANLVALEHQCYASELVDDYILQLTKTNIEQTKNRTFVEGDPKAILMVEFFDNTAESVRQRAERFVTDLQTKGLGYAYPVLFDEETKKPWALRKAGLSIMYNIPGDDKPANVIEDTAVDVHDLPDYIDELDKMAWEQHGLKLEYSAHAGAGEIHVLPLINLKSSEGRTKFRNLLMDTAQLVKKYGGSLSGEHGDGRLRGECIAFMLGGENYQLCKDVKALWDPHNTFNPGKVVDTPPMNESLRSEADTVIPQPKTIFDFSKDGGLLELAEKCSGSGDCRKTEISGGTMCPSYMATRREHDTTRARANILRHFYSSQDKPSKHDYAAVKDVLDLCLSCKACKSECPSSVDMTRMKAEFTQQQYRESGIPLRARLVGNFTRLMSLASIAPWAYNAIYDTPVLRRIANQAVGFHPNRTMPGLGKETLRKWAKGAGRGAEGLKVMGEGQGVEASNPAQPQALPRTPYTPGPTPHALYLFVDEFTNFNDVEVGQKAIQLLERLGYSVLLPEHAESGRTYLSKGLVEEARKLAIRNVTALKDLITEEAPLIGLEPSAILTFRDEYPDLVPAELKAAAQHIARNTFLFEEWLAREVDANRIDRSRFTTDTRLVKVHGHCHQKALSSMVPVKKVLSLPRNYDVQLIPSGCCGMAGSFGYETEHYDLSMQIGELVLFPAIRSTTDDVIISAAGTSCRHQIKDGTRRHAQHPAEILFDALI encoded by the coding sequence ATGTTTCGTCTGACTCAATCCTATCCCTTCGCCAACTTGTTGCCTTCGTTTGAAGGCGATCTGTATTTCGATGAATCGCCCGGTCATACGGCCCAGCGAATTCTTTACGCAACGGATGCGTCGGTCTATCAGGAGATGCCGATAGCGGTAGCATTGCCCAAAACCGTAGCCGATATCAAGCGGCTGCTTCGGTTTGCCCAGCAGCACAAGCTGGGGCTGATTCCACGGGCAGCCGGTACGTCGCTGGCGGGTCAGGTGGTGGGCAGTGGCATTGTGGTCGACATCTCCAAATACTTTGGCCAGATCGGTGAATTGAACGTTGCCGAGCAGTGGGTTCGGGTACAGCCGGGCGTTATCCGCGACGATCTGAACGCATTCCTAAAACCGCACGGACTTCTATTCGGCCCCGAGACATCAACCGCCAGCCGCGCCATGATCGGTGGGATGATCGGCAACAACTCCTGCGGGCTCCACTCCATTGTCTGGGGCACCACCCGCGACCATCTGGTTGAAGTACAGGCCGTTCTGAGTGACGGAGCCGAAGTGACATTCGGTCCACTCACTCAAGCACAATTCGACGCGAAATGCCGGGGAGAAAACGTAGTAAGCCTCCTCGAACAGCGGCTTTACGTCCAGTTTCGCGACTGGCTCTCCAACCCGACCATCCAGCAGCAAATACGCGACGGCTACCCTAAACCCACCGTCACCCGACGGAACACGGGGTATGCGTTAGATGCATTTTTGAGTTTTTGGGAACAAGGAAAAGAGAAGAAAGGAACAAGCCCATCTTCTTCACCTTCTTTCTCCCTTTCTCCTTTCTCCTTGGTCCCAGAAAAAACGTTCAACTTTTCCCCCCTCATTGCCGGGTCAGAGGGGACGCTGTGTTTCATCACGGGAGCAAAGTTGAATCTGCTGCCGCTGCCACCGAAAGAAACGGCGTTGGTGTGTGCGCATTTTGAGACCATTCGTCAGTCGCTCGAAGCGAATCTGGTGGCGTTGGAGCATCAGTGCTACGCGTCGGAACTGGTGGACGATTACATTTTGCAGCTTACCAAAACGAACATTGAGCAGACGAAAAACCGAACGTTCGTCGAGGGCGATCCAAAGGCCATTCTGATGGTCGAGTTTTTCGATAATACGGCGGAGAGCGTACGTCAGCGGGCAGAGCGTTTTGTGACGGACTTGCAGACGAAAGGATTAGGTTACGCCTATCCGGTGCTGTTCGATGAGGAAACGAAAAAGCCGTGGGCACTCCGCAAAGCCGGGTTGAGTATCATGTACAACATCCCCGGCGACGATAAACCCGCCAACGTCATTGAGGATACGGCCGTTGATGTGCACGACCTGCCCGATTACATCGACGAACTCGATAAAATGGCCTGGGAACAGCACGGCCTGAAACTGGAGTATTCCGCTCATGCCGGAGCGGGCGAAATCCACGTCCTGCCGCTAATCAACCTCAAATCGTCGGAGGGACGTACCAAATTCCGGAACCTACTGATGGATACGGCGCAGCTTGTCAAGAAGTACGGCGGTTCACTCTCCGGTGAACACGGCGATGGGCGGCTGCGGGGCGAGTGCATTGCGTTTATGCTGGGTGGCGAAAACTACCAGTTGTGCAAAGACGTAAAAGCCCTGTGGGACCCGCACAATACGTTCAATCCCGGCAAGGTAGTCGACACGCCCCCCATGAACGAGTCGCTGCGATCGGAGGCCGACACCGTGATTCCGCAGCCCAAAACCATCTTCGATTTCTCGAAAGATGGCGGTCTGCTCGAACTGGCCGAAAAATGCTCCGGCTCCGGCGACTGCCGCAAGACCGAGATTTCGGGCGGTACCATGTGTCCCAGCTACATGGCTACCCGGCGCGAACACGATACAACCCGCGCCCGCGCCAATATTCTCCGCCATTTCTACAGTTCGCAGGACAAGCCGTCGAAGCATGATTACGCGGCTGTAAAGGACGTACTGGACTTGTGTCTATCCTGCAAAGCCTGCAAATCGGAATGCCCGTCGAGTGTGGACATGACGCGCATGAAGGCCGAATTCACCCAGCAGCAATACCGTGAGTCAGGCATTCCGCTACGGGCGCGACTGGTAGGCAATTTCACAAGACTAATGTCCCTGGCCAGTATCGCCCCCTGGGCCTACAACGCTATCTACGACACGCCTGTCCTGCGTCGAATCGCCAATCAAGCCGTCGGCTTTCACCCCAACCGTACCATGCCGGGTCTGGGAAAGGAGACACTTAGAAAATGGGCGAAGGGCGCGGGGCGCGGGGCAGAGGGTTTGAAAGTTATGGGCGAAGGACAGGGGGTGGAGGCTAGCAACCCAGCGCAACCCCAGGCTCTTCCCCGCACGCCCTATACCCCGGGCCCTACTCCCCACGCCCTATACCTTTTCGTTGACGAGTTTACCAATTTCAACGATGTAGAAGTCGGACAGAAAGCCATTCAATTGCTGGAGCGGCTGGGTTATTCGGTGTTGCTGCCGGAGCACGCGGAAAGCGGCCGAACATACCTTTCGAAAGGACTTGTCGAGGAAGCACGTAAACTGGCCATTCGGAACGTAACGGCCCTGAAAGACCTCATTACGGAAGAGGCACCGCTAATTGGCCTGGAACCCTCGGCTATTCTGACCTTCCGCGATGAATACCCCGACCTGGTCCCCGCTGAACTGAAAGCAGCCGCGCAGCATATCGCCCGCAATACGTTCCTGTTCGAAGAATGGCTCGCCCGAGAGGTGGACGCGAACCGCATTGATCGAAGCCGGTTCACGACCGATACCCGTCTGGTGAAAGTGCACGGACATTGTCATCAGAAAGCCTTGTCGTCGATGGTACCCGTGAAGAAAGTGCTTTCGTTACCCCGCAACTATGATGTTCAGTTAATTCCGTCCGGCTGCTGCGGCATGGCGGGCTCGTTTGGTTACGAAACCGAGCACTACGACCTGTCCATGCAGATTGGTGAGCTGGTGCTGTTCCCGGCCATCCGTTCCACCACCGACGATGTCATCATTTCGGCAGCGGGCACCAGTTGTCGCCACCAGATCAAAGATGGTACGCGCCGGCACGCCCAGCATCCGGCCGAAATCCTGTTCGACGCGCTGATCTAG
- a CDS encoding DUF1648 domain-containing protein: MSRFERNANRLTIALFVLLTIVSIAGAIWLPNPTAIHYNLSGKPDRWGSPVTLLILPGITFILLGILWAARNTHPDFLNFPGPRTPENVTRQVGNTRLLLASMRTFLTGLFLFFQLNSVWAKLYNHDQLTPWIMLPLLAGLFTLIGIFVRRAYRLVPRQ, from the coding sequence ATGAGTAGATTCGAACGTAACGCTAACCGGCTGACGATCGCCCTGTTCGTGCTGCTGACCATCGTGTCGATAGCCGGAGCGATCTGGCTGCCTAATCCAACGGCGATCCATTACAATCTGTCGGGTAAACCTGACCGTTGGGGTAGTCCGGTAACGCTCCTGATTCTGCCTGGTATTACGTTCATTCTGCTGGGTATCTTGTGGGCTGCCCGAAACACTCACCCCGATTTTTTGAATTTTCCAGGGCCGCGCACTCCTGAGAACGTAACGCGGCAGGTAGGCAATACGCGCTTGTTACTAGCTAGTATGAGGACATTTCTCACCGGCCTCTTCCTGTTTTTTCAGCTCAACTCGGTTTGGGCGAAACTCTATAATCACGACCAGTTGACACCCTGGATCATGCTCCCGCTGCTGGCCGGGCTTTTTACGTTGATCGGCATTTTCGTCAGGCGGGCGTACCGGCTGGTGCCGCGCCAGTAA
- a CDS encoding DUF4097 family beta strand repeat-containing protein: protein MNRHQFLLAFSCASVLTLSAFTLPNKTLDDRDTPYLTKKFSGGISAVRAETSGGSLTVEGGSGKEARVEMYVHPNNWNGRNNLDKDELEDRLKDYDISIAKEGSTLVATVKRRNNNSNDRATDRWQRSLSISFKFFTPRNVTTDLRTSGGSIHLSALTGNQRFRTSGGSLHLNDIEGSVNGQTSGGSIHADRIRQTESDGGIDLQTSGGSIEATASSGKLRLHTSGGSIKLADLKGDVDAQTSGGSVQGNNIDGDIKASTSGGSVRLANVAGSLDASTSAGSVEVSLTKLGEYVRLNTSAGSIRVNMPLNKGMDLNLSGNRVNLPDNLSRFEGNVEKDRVRGKLNGGGIAVNMTANSGSVSINR, encoded by the coding sequence ATGAACCGTCATCAATTCCTTCTCGCCTTTTCCTGCGCCAGCGTCTTGACGCTGAGTGCCTTTACGCTTCCTAATAAAACGCTCGACGATCGGGATACGCCTTATTTGACCAAGAAATTCTCGGGTGGTATCAGCGCTGTTCGTGCCGAAACCTCGGGCGGTAGCCTGACCGTAGAAGGTGGCTCCGGCAAGGAGGCCAGAGTCGAAATGTATGTCCATCCCAACAACTGGAATGGACGGAACAACCTGGATAAAGACGAACTCGAAGACCGGCTGAAAGACTATGACATTTCGATTGCCAAAGAGGGTAGTACACTCGTGGCCACCGTGAAACGCCGAAACAACAACAGTAACGACCGTGCGACGGACCGCTGGCAGCGCTCGCTGAGCATCAGCTTCAAATTTTTCACCCCCCGAAACGTAACAACCGACCTGCGCACTTCGGGTGGCTCCATTCATCTGTCTGCCCTGACGGGCAACCAACGGTTCCGTACCAGCGGGGGCAGCCTGCACCTGAACGATATTGAGGGCAGCGTCAACGGCCAGACGTCAGGCGGTTCGATCCACGCCGACCGGATTCGCCAGACGGAGTCGGATGGTGGTATTGACCTGCAAACTTCGGGCGGCTCCATCGAAGCAACGGCCTCGTCGGGGAAACTACGGCTGCATACATCCGGCGGCAGCATTAAACTGGCGGACCTGAAAGGAGACGTAGACGCCCAGACCAGTGGTGGCAGCGTACAGGGTAACAACATCGACGGCGATATCAAAGCCAGTACATCGGGCGGCTCGGTCCGGCTCGCGAACGTAGCGGGCAGCCTGGACGCCAGCACCAGCGCCGGTAGCGTTGAAGTAAGTCTGACCAAACTGGGCGAATACGTCCGGCTGAACACCAGCGCGGGCAGCATCCGGGTGAACATGCCCCTTAACAAAGGCATGGACCTGAATCTGAGTGGCAACCGGGTGAACCTCCCCGACAATCTATCCCGTTTTGAGGGTAATGTCGAAAAAGACCGCGTACGGGGTAAACTCAACGGGGGCGGTATCGCCGTAAACATGACCGCTAACAGCGGCAGCGTCTCGATCAACCGGTAA
- a CDS encoding PKD domain-containing protein — MNYFALQRLLWSSIILIVLVACQSNQIVPSSAFTYSLSDVELKNYLSGYPVGFAIKFTNNSTDGTAYSWDFGDGTTSTDKDPTITYAKSGTYTIQLTTTSSTGSQRVTSQPITILDCVLKRVTIADFQWNGIGQVPTWDNTKRADLTLELGQRSPTGSPIVVSSFLYRSEPVKGITNTTVPFIIPVTQPVILNPAILFSFIINLYGNDGGSNQLVYSSGASGIGYSAGFSTLTRFYTISSGPVTLECAYQ, encoded by the coding sequence ATGAATTATTTTGCTCTGCAACGCCTGCTTTGGAGTTCAATTATTCTGATAGTTCTAGTAGCTTGTCAGTCTAACCAGATTGTTCCTAGCTCAGCTTTCACTTACAGTCTTAGTGATGTTGAGTTGAAAAACTATCTATCCGGATACCCCGTCGGCTTTGCTATCAAATTTACCAATAACAGTACTGATGGAACGGCGTACAGTTGGGACTTTGGCGATGGAACCACATCGACCGATAAAGACCCTACAATCACGTATGCCAAGTCAGGTACATACACAATTCAGTTGACCACGACCAGTTCAACGGGTAGCCAGCGTGTTACTAGCCAGCCGATTACCATACTAGACTGCGTACTCAAGCGGGTCACGATTGCTGACTTTCAGTGGAACGGTATTGGTCAGGTACCCACTTGGGATAATACCAAACGGGCAGATTTGACCCTAGAACTAGGACAGCGATCACCCACCGGTTCACCCATTGTTGTGAGCAGTTTTCTGTACCGAAGTGAACCAGTGAAAGGCATTACGAACACAACCGTGCCGTTCATCATTCCAGTCACTCAACCAGTCATTCTTAATCCAGCCATATTGTTTAGCTTTATCATCAATCTATACGGCAATGATGGAGGGAGTAACCAGTTAGTCTATTCCTCAGGAGCATCAGGCATCGGCTACTCTGCTGGTTTCTCGACACTCACCCGCTTCTACACGATCAGCAGTGGCCCAGTCACGCTAGAATGCGCCTATCAGTGA
- a CDS encoding TonB family protein, whose translation MKTFFASLAFISFTASLSYGQAGKSSLASNSDFPQSLAKLIRYPSSAQREEKVAKAYVGFNVDAQGEITGVAVLNKGNVDPYFRQEVSRAMKLLPAQKPIYAGNYVLPIVFYLEDTGKALKFREEDAAFFQSLKKDSFLNELHVTGYTANR comes from the coding sequence ATGAAAACTTTCTTTGCCTCCTTAGCATTTATTTCGTTCACAGCATCGTTGTCCTACGGCCAAGCGGGGAAAAGTTCGCTAGCCAGTAACTCGGACTTTCCCCAATCCCTGGCGAAGTTAATTCGTTATCCTTCATCGGCTCAACGAGAAGAAAAAGTCGCCAAGGCTTATGTGGGTTTCAACGTTGATGCCCAAGGCGAAATTACTGGTGTTGCGGTTTTGAATAAGGGGAATGTAGATCCTTACTTCCGACAAGAAGTTAGTCGCGCGATGAAGCTGCTTCCGGCTCAGAAACCGATTTACGCCGGAAATTACGTTCTCCCAATCGTATTTTACCTGGAGGACACCGGTAAGGCGCTTAAGTTTCGGGAAGAAGATGCCGCGTTTTTTCAGTCGTTAAAGAAGGATTCATTCTTGAACGAGCTGCACGTAACAGGCTACACGGCAAACCGCTAA
- a CDS encoding VOC family protein, giving the protein MQQAKATIKHVSPFQQGNLNLPVRDLEAALPFYETVLGFQLVSRSDAPYRSAVLTRDSVQIGLAENGGDPEQDGCFFEVDRVTTAFDELKTNGLAKEKADFAVQQHGDVRWKVFFIIAPDGLCYCYGERQ; this is encoded by the coding sequence ATGCAACAGGCTAAAGCAACCATCAAACACGTATCGCCTTTTCAACAGGGCAATTTGAATCTGCCCGTTCGCGACCTCGAAGCGGCTCTTCCTTTTTACGAAACTGTGCTGGGATTTCAGCTTGTCTCCCGGTCTGATGCCCCCTATCGTTCGGCCGTTCTAACCAGAGATTCAGTTCAGATTGGTTTAGCCGAGAACGGTGGCGATCCAGAGCAGGATGGCTGTTTCTTCGAGGTCGATCGTGTTACTACGGCGTTTGACGAGTTAAAGACTAATGGCCTGGCTAAAGAAAAAGCTGATTTCGCCGTACAACAACATGGTGATGTTCGTTGGAAGGTTTTCTTTATTATAGCTCCCGACGGACTCTGCTATTGTTACGGAGAACGTCAGTAA
- a CDS encoding RNA polymerase sigma-70 factor, with protein MPSLASTAYRHHADSQLTSALADGDRNAFAEIYDRYWSLLHRIAYQKLRSRETAEELVQDLFVSVWSRRAEATIRELRPYLLTALRFSIINYIESLRVHERFVAYYESFLMQTDTESTDELALQDLTNAIEQSLQTLPEKSQQVFRLSRFEYLTIPEIAQRLDLSEKAIEYHLTRALKVVRENLRNLGPLALFFFID; from the coding sequence ATGCCGTCCTTGGCCTCAACGGCGTATCGCCACCATGCTGATAGTCAACTCACCTCGGCGCTGGCCGATGGTGACCGGAACGCCTTTGCCGAAATCTACGATCGCTACTGGAGCCTGCTGCACCGAATAGCCTATCAAAAGCTGCGCTCCCGCGAAACGGCCGAAGAACTGGTGCAGGACTTATTCGTTAGCGTATGGAGCCGGAGAGCCGAGGCTACCATCCGCGAGCTACGGCCATACCTGCTAACCGCCTTACGCTTTTCGATTATCAACTATATTGAGTCGTTGCGGGTACACGAACGATTTGTGGCTTATTACGAGTCGTTTCTAATGCAAACGGATACAGAATCTACCGACGAGCTGGCGTTGCAGGATCTGACTAATGCCATTGAACAGAGTTTACAGACACTCCCCGAGAAATCACAGCAGGTATTCCGCTTGAGCCGGTTTGAGTACCTCACCATCCCCGAAATTGCGCAACGGCTTGATTTATCCGAAAAAGCCATTGAGTATCACCTGACACGGGCGCTCAAGGTTGTTCGCGAGAATTTACGCAACCTGGGCCCTTTGGCCTTATTTTTCTTTATCGACTAG
- a CDS encoding FecR family protein, translated as MTQFDFRQLLRRYQTGRATDEEIRRIEAWYESMGAGTEQSLNSLESEAVRQRMWTHIQAETEQRTLTPTTIVLPLYRQSWFRIAASVVLLLGLFGYGFWQWSTERPAQVELLSVRMNNTTRPMLIRLDDGSQVSLEPGSFLRFPDHFPKTKREVFLTGEAFFSVNRQPERPFLVVTDRLVTRVLGTSFRVKAFGGKANVSVTVRTGKVSVFSRPSANASDKEFTNAVVLTPNQRAVFYPSDARLVKTLAENPVLLTSDNKRPDFNFVDTPLPVVFDSLEKAYGVDFVYDTDALAHCTLTARLTSESLYEKLTLISEVTHARHEIIDGQVVIDSRGCTPATRPIASKPLPD; from the coding sequence ATGACTCAATTCGATTTTCGTCAACTGTTACGTCGCTACCAGACCGGGCGGGCCACCGACGAGGAAATTCGACGTATTGAAGCCTGGTATGAGTCGATGGGGGCTGGTACGGAGCAATCGCTTAATTCCCTGGAAAGCGAGGCCGTTCGGCAACGGATGTGGACGCACATTCAAGCTGAAACGGAGCAGAGAACCCTCACTCCGACGACCATTGTCCTCCCCCTTTACCGCCAGAGCTGGTTCCGGATAGCGGCTTCGGTAGTACTCTTACTCGGTCTATTTGGGTACGGCTTCTGGCAATGGTCGACAGAACGCCCGGCGCAGGTCGAGCTGCTGAGCGTGCGGATGAACAACACAACGCGGCCCATGCTGATCCGGCTTGACGACGGCAGTCAGGTGTCACTCGAACCAGGTAGCTTCCTCCGTTTCCCGGATCATTTTCCGAAAACCAAACGGGAAGTGTTTCTGACGGGAGAAGCCTTCTTCAGCGTAAACCGTCAACCCGAGCGGCCCTTTCTGGTTGTGACCGATCGCCTTGTTACGCGGGTACTGGGAACAAGTTTTCGGGTAAAAGCCTTTGGCGGCAAGGCTAACGTATCGGTTACCGTACGAACGGGAAAGGTTTCGGTATTTAGCCGTCCCAGCGCGAACGCATCGGATAAAGAATTTACTAATGCGGTGGTGCTCACGCCGAACCAGCGGGCCGTATTCTACCCATCTGACGCGCGGCTGGTGAAAACTCTGGCGGAGAATCCGGTTCTGCTCACATCGGACAACAAGCGGCCTGACTTCAATTTTGTAGACACGCCTTTACCCGTGGTATTTGATAGCCTGGAAAAAGCCTATGGTGTTGACTTCGTGTACGATACTGATGCGCTGGCTCATTGCACTTTAACCGCCCGGCTAACCAGCGAATCGCTCTACGAAAAGCTTACGCTCATCAGTGAAGTGACCCACGCCCGCCATGAAATCATTGATGGGCAGGTTGTCATCGACAGCCGGGGCTGCACCCCAGCGACTAGACCAATTGCCTCCAAACCTTTACCTGACTGA